The following proteins are encoded in a genomic region of Tenacibaculum sp. 190524A05c:
- a CDS encoding DUF4114 domain-containing protein: MKKLLLLIVFISQLAIAQNYQYLGTYSSNGTPDYLENPGDNVSVETLQMISDALPESYPVPDYNPQYITAGYDTNVELVQAADVFVTFISEGAGYRNVLGFYTYDLDNPPTSAPAEEDITIIFPNASALGSGGGLQVGDKVKIGSFPANTGIGWVLMANAWSSSQQKVGWGHWTVFSDPDFNPESNPELRHHNVLLADPENERVILGFEDIRRDYNSCDNDFNDAVFYITASPYEAMRTTNVADVSSRSNVTSSYDGGLESNGKLAELIAKRNLKRSKNKTYKNLQKFQERFDKSSMQNKSSNSIMGYLPETGMYGIETASISSPDDLLGITNALEVFAADYYNGSDRVSAILATRTEGAVYDHSKAICDRLNSSTIEDIRTIITRGHKMVSSKIKRANGLVEYTVGFSIKIGDAQNELHSYWNIEQYPEGNYFNFQVWGSTYSQVFSNVNYILDTFTNEKALVSDGTNTEIPSVFVSSGTYSNGKLYLNVINKNESEEVLFNGNIQATEVSDMVNYTESLELTGEWNQMLVIDTGVLFDVGFSLSTTTSSATDGLYLADGPWGLDYLSEHASISSFEVSNDDIFDEEGVHEVNRNISVYGEVFGTMNVFRHVLPGDQTLDVAAYNFAAFEMRTSHDIEVVLMTEGLDNWNNRMRYVIPANEDLTEHQIAFSDFVDGNGNSSEINDVKTIVFSVIGDYVNTEDFQLEINNVAFRASNSVLSVDDFSVDGGDRVSNYPNPFRGQTTIRLPQESDKVTLMVYDILGRAIFNGDLETKSNNRKEVLFNLESDKKGIFKYMIIDSGGLAYKGTLVSE; encoded by the coding sequence ATGAAAAAATTATTACTTCTTATCGTTTTTATATCGCAATTGGCAATTGCTCAGAACTACCAATATTTAGGAACTTATTCTTCTAATGGAACTCCAGATTATCTTGAAAATCCTGGTGATAATGTTTCAGTTGAAACTTTACAAATGATTAGTGATGCACTTCCAGAGTCGTATCCAGTACCAGATTATAATCCTCAATATATTACAGCAGGTTACGATACTAATGTTGAGTTAGTTCAAGCAGCTGATGTGTTTGTTACGTTTATTTCTGAAGGAGCGGGATACAGAAATGTTTTAGGTTTTTACACTTATGATTTAGATAATCCACCAACATCAGCTCCAGCTGAAGAAGATATTACTATAATTTTCCCTAATGCTTCTGCTTTAGGTAGTGGAGGAGGATTACAAGTTGGTGATAAGGTTAAGATTGGAAGTTTTCCTGCAAATACAGGAATTGGATGGGTGTTAATGGCAAATGCTTGGAGTTCTTCTCAACAAAAAGTAGGATGGGGGCATTGGACTGTTTTTTCTGATCCTGATTTTAATCCAGAATCAAATCCAGAATTAAGACATCATAATGTATTATTAGCAGATCCTGAAAATGAAAGAGTAATTCTAGGTTTTGAAGATATTCGTAGAGATTATAATAGTTGTGATAACGATTTTAATGATGCAGTTTTTTACATCACGGCTTCTCCATATGAAGCAATGAGAACGACTAATGTAGCAGACGTTTCTTCAAGAAGTAATGTGACTTCATCTTATGATGGAGGATTAGAAAGTAATGGTAAGTTAGCAGAGTTAATAGCGAAAAGAAATTTAAAGAGAAGTAAAAACAAAACATATAAGAACTTGCAGAAGTTCCAAGAGAGATTCGATAAGAGTTCAATGCAAAATAAGAGTAGTAATTCAATCATGGGTTATTTACCTGAAACTGGAATGTATGGTATTGAAACAGCATCGATTTCTAGTCCTGATGACTTATTAGGAATTACAAACGCTTTAGAAGTTTTTGCAGCGGATTATTATAATGGTAGTGACAGAGTTTCAGCAATTTTAGCAACTAGAACAGAAGGAGCGGTATATGATCATTCAAAAGCAATTTGTGATCGTTTGAATAGTTCAACAATTGAAGATATTAGAACCATAATTACAAGAGGCCATAAAATGGTAAGTTCTAAAATTAAAAGAGCTAATGGTTTAGTAGAATACACTGTAGGTTTTTCAATTAAAATTGGTGATGCTCAAAATGAATTACATAGTTATTGGAACATTGAGCAATATCCAGAAGGAAACTATTTTAATTTCCAAGTTTGGGGAAGCACATATTCTCAAGTATTCTCTAATGTAAATTACATATTAGATACGTTTACAAATGAAAAAGCTTTAGTAAGTGATGGAACTAACACAGAAATCCCTTCGGTTTTTGTGAGTTCAGGAACGTATTCAAACGGAAAATTATATCTTAATGTAATTAATAAAAATGAATCTGAAGAGGTTCTTTTCAATGGAAATATTCAAGCTACTGAAGTTTCGGATATGGTTAATTATACGGAAAGTTTAGAATTAACAGGAGAGTGGAATCAAATGTTAGTAATTGATACAGGAGTATTATTTGATGTTGGTTTTTCATTATCAACAACTACTTCAAGTGCAACAGACGGATTGTATTTAGCGGACGGGCCATGGGGTTTAGATTACTTAAGCGAACATGCTTCAATTTCAAGTTTTGAAGTTTCGAATGATGATATTTTTGACGAAGAAGGTGTACATGAAGTGAATCGTAATATTTCAGTATACGGAGAAGTTTTCGGAACAATGAATGTATTTAGACATGTATTACCGGGAGATCAAACATTAGATGTAGCGGCGTATAACTTTGCAGCTTTTGAAATGAGAACGTCTCATGATATAGAAGTGGTTTTAATGACTGAAGGTTTAGATAATTGGAATAATAGAATGAGATATGTAATTCCAGCAAATGAAGATCTAACTGAACATCAAATTGCGTTTAGTGATTTTGTAGACGGAAATGGAAATAGTTCTGAAATTAACGATGTGAAAACAATTGTATTTTCTGTAATCGGAGATTATGTGAATACTGAAGATTTTCAATTAGAAATTAATAACGTTGCATTTAGAGCTAGTAATTCAGTATTGTCTGTTGATGATTTTAGTGTAGATGGTGGTGATAGAGTTTCAAATTACCCAAACCCTTTTAGAGGACAAACAACAATTAGATTACCTCAAGAATCAGATAAAGTTACTTTAATGGTTTATGATATCTTAGGAAGAGCAATTTTTAATGGAGACTTAGAAACAAAGAGTAACAACAGAAAAGAAGTGTTATTTAATTTAGAATCAGATAAGAAAGGAATATTTAAGTATATGATAATTGATAGTGGAGGTTTAGCATATAAAGGTACACTAGTATCCGAGTAA
- a CDS encoding DUF2723 domain-containing protein, whose product MKDFSYKKWNIILGWVSFGIALITYTLTLEPTVSSWDCGEYISTAVNLEVGHPPGAPLFQMLGAFFAMFTNDPSNWAYMVNFMSGLASAFTILFMFWTITNLAEKVASRNGVFSIGEQIAVLGSGLVGSLAYTFSDSFWFSAVEGEVYAMSSFLMALLFWLGLKWESEINTPRGHRWLILISFVVGLSFGVHILSLLVIPSIVLIYFFKTYKEITLKTTAIATLVSIFVLAFVFKFLFPFTLKFFSVSELFFINSIGLPYNSGTIIAGIVLVALFYFGLKYTRDKKLVFTNTIILSLLFIMIGFSTWLMLPIRANADTIINENNPSSARELLAYYNREQYGDANVFYDKYYSFAYKKEQETTTDDYGNTVYAYRDDKPKYEKINGKYEIVNNYKNVLPKWSDKHKGFIPRMVDPGSQQYYKQIAGIPQRSTRRPTFFENIKFMMNFQFGYMYGRYFMWNFVGRQNDIQGHLDNNGNWLSGIKVIDEARLGSQEKLPDNLKNNKGRNTYFFLPLILGILGLLYHIKEDKNNWYTLALFFAFTGFAIIFYTNPKPFEPRERDYAVVGSFYVFAIWVGFGVLALYDSLKGFMDKKMVALGVSIFSLLAVPALMGFQNWDDHDRGDRYLAQLNAQTYLESCDPNAILFTIGDNDTFPLWYMQQIEGVRRDIKIVNTSLFATDWYIDQMKKKTYDADPIPSKLQHHQYKYGTLDVAYHMPHPQLKDSVISLSTFMKWIASSNDATYYETESGVKEKIYPTNKIRIPVNKANALKYGIVAAKDADKMVDYIDIQIDDVITKNRILMLDILDNFDWTRPIYFTGGANASEEYIWLKDYLQLDGMAFKLVPIKTPIADRSMFDMGRIDPEKMYENIKKWDWKTINNGEIYLDEQAKRNAISLRNNLMRLSEEFLIKGDTATAKEVLDLSLHKMPIEDFDHFSISLGYPELYYRIGDKDKARQTFETLATIFKQYLDHYYTYSVEDFQYAKDDIETNLYMYRTLVLNQVLRFDDDETYGKNALSEYLEIERLFMGDNGIEEQLQQLQMLDSMETKRQQAIDSVKP is encoded by the coding sequence ATGAAAGACTTTAGCTACAAAAAATGGAACATTATTTTAGGATGGGTTTCATTTGGTATTGCATTAATCACGTATACTTTAACCTTAGAACCTACAGTTAGTTCTTGGGATTGTGGAGAATATATTTCAACCGCTGTTAATTTAGAAGTTGGTCACCCTCCAGGTGCACCTTTATTCCAAATGCTGGGAGCGTTTTTTGCTATGTTTACTAATGACCCAAGTAATTGGGCCTATATGGTGAATTTCATGTCTGGATTAGCTAGTGCTTTTACTATCTTATTTATGTTTTGGACTATTACTAATTTGGCAGAAAAAGTAGCTAGTAGAAATGGAGTTTTTTCAATTGGAGAACAAATTGCTGTACTGGGAAGTGGATTAGTAGGATCCTTAGCATATACATTTTCAGATAGTTTTTGGTTTAGCGCAGTAGAAGGTGAGGTTTATGCGATGTCATCGTTTTTAATGGCACTACTATTTTGGCTTGGTTTAAAATGGGAAAGTGAAATCAATACACCTAGAGGACATAGATGGCTTATTCTAATTAGTTTTGTTGTTGGACTTTCTTTTGGTGTTCATATACTTTCATTATTAGTAATCCCTTCTATCGTTTTGATCTACTTCTTCAAGACATACAAGGAGATCACATTAAAAACAACAGCGATTGCAACATTAGTTTCAATATTTGTTTTAGCTTTTGTATTTAAATTCTTATTCCCGTTTACATTAAAGTTCTTTAGTGTATCGGAGCTTTTCTTTATCAACTCTATCGGATTACCATATAATTCTGGGACTATAATCGCCGGAATTGTTTTAGTAGCTTTATTCTATTTTGGATTAAAATACACCAGAGACAAGAAATTGGTTTTTACAAATACCATAATTCTTTCGTTATTATTTATCATGATTGGATTTTCTACTTGGTTAATGTTACCAATTAGAGCGAATGCAGATACAATTATTAATGAAAATAATCCTTCAAGTGCTCGTGAATTATTAGCATATTATAATAGAGAGCAATATGGAGATGCTAATGTTTTTTATGATAAGTATTATTCATTCGCCTACAAAAAAGAGCAAGAAACTACTACCGACGATTACGGAAATACAGTTTATGCTTACAGAGATGATAAGCCTAAATATGAGAAGATTAATGGTAAATACGAAATTGTAAATAACTACAAGAATGTATTACCAAAATGGTCAGATAAACATAAAGGATTCATTCCAAGAATGGTTGATCCTGGATCTCAGCAGTATTATAAACAAATTGCTGGTATTCCACAAAGAAGTACTCGTAGACCGACTTTCTTTGAAAACATAAAATTCATGATGAATTTCCAATTTGGTTACATGTACGGAAGATACTTTATGTGGAACTTTGTTGGAAGACAAAATGATATTCAAGGTCATTTAGATAATAATGGAAATTGGTTAAGCGGTATTAAGGTTATAGATGAAGCTAGATTAGGTTCGCAAGAAAAACTTCCTGACAATTTAAAAAACAATAAAGGAAGAAACACTTACTTCTTTTTACCTCTTATTTTAGGTATTCTTGGATTACTGTATCATATTAAAGAAGATAAAAATAACTGGTATACATTGGCCTTATTCTTTGCTTTTACTGGTTTTGCAATTATCTTCTATACCAACCCCAAACCTTTTGAACCAAGAGAGCGAGATTATGCAGTTGTTGGATCATTCTACGTATTTGCCATCTGGGTAGGTTTCGGAGTATTAGCTTTATATGATAGTCTAAAAGGATTTATGGATAAGAAAATGGTTGCATTAGGAGTTTCCATATTCTCTTTGTTGGCTGTACCAGCTTTAATGGGATTCCAAAACTGGGACGACCATGACAGAGGAGATCGATACTTAGCTCAATTAAATGCTCAAACTTATTTAGAAAGTTGCGATCCAAATGCTATTTTATTTACCATTGGAGATAATGATACTTTCCCTCTTTGGTATATGCAACAAATTGAAGGTGTTCGAAGAGATATTAAAATTGTAAACACGAGTTTATTTGCTACAGATTGGTATATCGATCAGATGAAGAAGAAAACATATGATGCAGATCCAATTCCATCTAAACTTCAACATCACCAATATAAATATGGAACCTTAGATGTAGCATATCACATGCCACACCCACAATTAAAAGATTCGGTAATTTCTTTAAGCACTTTCATGAAATGGATTGCAAGTAGTAATGATGCAACTTATTACGAAACTGAAAGTGGTGTAAAAGAAAAGATTTATCCAACTAATAAAATTAGAATTCCTGTAAATAAAGCTAATGCTTTAAAGTATGGAATCGTTGCTGCTAAGGATGCAGATAAAATGGTTGACTATATTGATATTCAAATTGATGATGTAATCACAAAGAATAGAATATTAATGTTAGACATTCTTGATAATTTTGACTGGACTAGACCAATATATTTTACTGGTGGTGCAAATGCTTCGGAAGAATACATTTGGTTAAAGGATTATTTACAGTTAGATGGAATGGCTTTTAAATTGGTTCCTATTAAAACTCCTATAGCAGACAGATCTATGTTTGATATGGGAAGAATCGACCCAGAAAAAATGTATGAAAACATTAAAAAATGGGATTGGAAAACAATCAATAATGGTGAAATATATTTAGATGAACAAGCTAAACGAAATGCCATTTCACTTCGAAATAACTTAATGCGTTTATCAGAAGAGTTCTTAATTAAAGGTGATACTGCAACAGCTAAAGAAGTTCTCGACCTTTCTTTACATAAAATGCCAATTGAAGATTTTGATCATTTCAGTATTTCTTTAGGATATCCTGAATTATACTATAGAATTGGAGATAAAGATAAAGCAAGACAAACCTTTGAAACATTAGCTACAATTTTCAAACAATATTTAGATCATTACTATACTTATAGTGTTGAAGATTTCCAATATGCTAAGGATGATATTGAAACTAATTTATATATGTACCGTACTTTAGTTTTAAATCAAGTATTAAGGTTTGATGATGATGAAACTTATGGAAAGAACGCCTTATCAGAATATCTTGAGATAGAACGTCTATTCATGGGTGATAATGGTATTGAAGAACAACTTCAACAACTTCAAATGTTAGACTCAATGGAAACTAAACGACAACAAGCGATAGATTCCGTTAAACCATAA
- a CDS encoding LodA/GoxA family CTQ-dependent oxidase, which translates to MKLRIYPSIGIARLGNGPTNKKDVVFTPEVPWANLYEENLEFHTNDGALKKQAQRFYIYECDDNGKPIRKIDPSSCDIQWTVEVANKKPFWYDFNNSLDLSVNTDNHNLSPNFFTKNIAPGISTSRRNPNVLNEQLINNKDYDYRQELVNSPSPTTINSTNTSPVKLGGKFPFPLKGETDSKIAAAMNLDARDVNLGAVEYDEGSLIFYPGDGISAALIPSDLNTDFADNSNWYDDICDGKITAKVTMNGNTYELNDADSAAWVATAPPDYAPQIQPLSTMYDLICGIASEDFTTDFSLIFPVLYRLYRMQWVNLSDFLAPSFRETIDELTPEEFKALYSNSKAAQPVRNKIFNLFRDPLYNYTNEPIIPSKSKTDITNIGSGTQELKYPFYPGDGINYPGSPAQWFAIPPVLYHELKKWKDGNFSSLEGDFTNMDELGKHYQNQYLEAAQDPAKSALLMTRAVLETLYGGGFHPGVELTWPMRHAQMYAENSLAYADITPGNSFFGLREIRVAAASKEEKEKIFYNDFGFQMNSDDVKASMNDGDAKSWLWKSTPGDLTKWMGIPWQSDAGSCQKVFLDSQYPIPAWWAANLPVDVLTEESLVAMRNTELKSETIQYVYANRLPWLMTTDTGYVGYHAEGGYMNGLINMVYKWKNVGVVAGRKSNVNGIPELVYVAAESKNVKNKTSIFLGKAVPGKPVTLSPPSTFYTNTREMVWIPDNATIVLASNLEGTGEVFVDDVFEMKVNGESVFKHDFSNNCSGKITPQAPIDITSNLQNVVNSFVTIEVNYIDKCGGYESSSEFYLVIK; encoded by the coding sequence ATGAAACTACGTATATATCCTTCAATAGGAATTGCAAGACTAGGAAATGGTCCAACAAACAAAAAAGATGTTGTGTTTACACCAGAAGTTCCATGGGCAAACTTATATGAAGAAAACTTAGAATTTCACACCAATGATGGCGCATTAAAAAAGCAGGCTCAACGATTTTATATTTATGAGTGTGATGATAATGGTAAACCTATTCGTAAAATTGATCCATCTTCTTGTGATATTCAATGGACGGTAGAAGTAGCGAATAAAAAACCATTCTGGTACGATTTTAATAATAGTTTGGATTTATCAGTAAATACTGATAATCACAATTTGAGTCCTAATTTTTTCACAAAAAACATTGCTCCAGGTATTAGTACATCAAGAAGAAATCCAAATGTTTTAAACGAACAATTAATCAACAATAAGGATTATGATTATAGACAAGAATTAGTAAATAGTCCTAGTCCAACCACAATTAACTCAACAAATACCTCGCCTGTAAAATTAGGTGGTAAATTTCCATTTCCGTTAAAAGGTGAAACTGACAGTAAGATTGCAGCTGCCATGAATTTAGATGCTAGAGATGTAAATTTAGGTGCAGTTGAATATGATGAAGGAAGCCTTATATTTTATCCCGGAGACGGAATCTCTGCTGCTTTAATCCCATCTGATTTAAACACAGATTTTGCCGACAACTCCAATTGGTACGATGATATATGTGATGGAAAAATCACAGCTAAAGTCACAATGAATGGAAATACGTATGAATTGAATGATGCTGACTCAGCTGCGTGGGTTGCTACTGCTCCACCAGATTATGCTCCGCAAATTCAACCTTTATCTACAATGTATGATCTTATTTGTGGTATAGCAAGTGAAGATTTTACCACAGATTTTAGTTTAATATTCCCAGTATTATATCGTTTATACAGGATGCAATGGGTGAATTTAAGTGACTTCTTAGCTCCTTCTTTCAGAGAAACGATAGATGAACTAACACCAGAAGAATTCAAAGCTCTATATAGTAATTCCAAAGCGGCACAACCAGTAAGAAATAAAATCTTTAACTTATTTAGAGATCCTTTATACAACTATACTAACGAACCTATAATTCCAAGTAAAAGTAAAACCGACATCACTAATATTGGTAGCGGTACACAGGAACTAAAATATCCTTTTTATCCAGGAGATGGGATTAATTATCCAGGTAGTCCTGCACAATGGTTTGCTATACCTCCAGTTTTATATCATGAACTGAAAAAATGGAAAGATGGTAATTTCAGCTCGTTAGAAGGTGATTTTACTAATATGGATGAATTAGGAAAACATTATCAAAATCAATATCTAGAAGCTGCACAAGACCCAGCTAAATCTGCTTTATTGATGACAAGAGCTGTATTGGAAACTCTTTATGGAGGTGGATTTCATCCTGGAGTCGAATTAACTTGGCCGATGCGACATGCTCAAATGTATGCTGAAAACTCGTTAGCTTACGCTGATATTACTCCTGGAAATTCATTCTTTGGATTACGAGAAATTCGAGTTGCAGCTGCTTCAAAGGAGGAAAAAGAAAAGATCTTTTATAATGATTTTGGATTTCAAATGAATTCAGATGATGTAAAAGCCTCTATGAATGATGGAGATGCTAAAAGTTGGTTATGGAAAAGTACACCAGGAGATTTAACCAAATGGATGGGGATTCCTTGGCAATCCGATGCAGGAAGTTGTCAAAAAGTGTTTTTAGATAGTCAATACCCAATTCCAGCTTGGTGGGCAGCAAACTTACCAGTTGATGTATTAACTGAAGAAAGTTTAGTAGCCATGAGAAATACTGAATTAAAGTCGGAAACTATTCAATACGTTTATGCGAACAGACTTCCTTGGTTAATGACAACAGACACTGGATATGTAGGATATCATGCTGAAGGAGGATATATGAATGGTTTAATAAACATGGTATACAAATGGAAGAATGTAGGAGTTGTAGCAGGAAGAAAATCTAACGTTAATGGTATACCAGAGTTAGTATATGTTGCCGCTGAAAGTAAAAACGTAAAAAATAAAACTTCTATATTTTTAGGAAAAGCTGTACCTGGAAAACCTGTAACATTAAGTCCTCCTAGTACTTTTTATACAAACACTAGAGAAATGGTTTGGATACCTGATAATGCTACTATCGTACTAGCTTCTAACTTAGAAGGTACAGGAGAAGTTTTTGTTGATGATGTTTTCGAAATGAAAGTAAATGGTGAATCAGTTTTCAAACACGATTTCAGTAATAATTGTAGTGGTAAAATAACACCTCAAGCACCTATAGATATAACTTCTAATCTACAAAACGTAGTTAATTCTTTTGTAACCATTGAAGTAAATTATATTGATAAATGTGGAGGATATGAATCTTCTTCAGAATTTTACTTAGTTATAAAATAG
- a CDS encoding NAD(P)/FAD-dependent oxidoreductase has protein sequence MSPETLHTDALIVGNGVSGLILHYVLQRKGINSILLSKSNNQQNLPLAETLPPSTLELLYEIGLLNLFASQAKKTYGYQSKWVGSNIIDESFFLKNKFGYGLKIDKKKVIQSLKERCNQIIEINEVHIDSKTESSGNIFVKNNENKSLNIHTSLLIDATGRKRHLLKQAKIKEISYDDTLAFLCYVPKTGPNLKYGFLTEVFSKDSWGTVSDLNETTRIISLYTSKENKQISLFKQYKEWENLLYKTDVLKHCLPKQGSFKVYGRQANSSIPEKITHNNILSIGDAALAFDPIASHGVSNAIYTAKEAARSIEKHLANDHKSLENYEQKLYSIFNEYISQKEKLYKMNFHKLTT, from the coding sequence ATGAGTCCTGAGACATTACATACCGATGCACTAATTGTAGGAAACGGAGTTTCAGGACTCATTTTACATTATGTATTGCAACGAAAAGGAATTAACAGCATACTGCTATCAAAAAGTAACAATCAACAAAACTTACCGCTAGCCGAGACTTTGCCTCCTAGTACTTTGGAATTATTATATGAGATTGGACTACTGAATTTGTTTGCATCACAGGCTAAGAAAACATATGGATACCAATCAAAATGGGTTGGTTCAAATATTATTGATGAATCTTTCTTTTTAAAGAATAAATTCGGATATGGATTAAAAATTGACAAGAAAAAGGTTATTCAATCTTTAAAAGAACGATGCAATCAAATCATTGAAATTAATGAAGTTCATATTGACTCTAAAACTGAATCAAGCGGTAACATATTCGTAAAGAATAATGAGAATAAAAGTTTAAACATTCATACATCATTATTAATCGATGCCACGGGTAGAAAAAGACATCTATTAAAACAAGCAAAGATTAAAGAAATATCATACGATGATACTTTAGCATTTCTATGTTATGTTCCAAAAACAGGACCTAATTTAAAATATGGATTTTTAACTGAAGTATTTTCGAAAGATTCTTGGGGAACAGTTTCAGACCTTAATGAAACAACAAGAATTATATCGCTTTATACTTCAAAAGAAAACAAACAAATTTCTCTATTCAAGCAATATAAAGAATGGGAAAACTTATTATACAAAACTGATGTTTTAAAACATTGTCTCCCAAAACAAGGAAGCTTTAAAGTATATGGACGACAGGCAAATTCATCGATTCCAGAAAAAATAACACATAACAATATACTCAGCATTGGAGATGCTGCTTTAGCTTTTGATCCAATTGCATCACATGGAGTTTCTAATGCAATATATACGGCAAAAGAAGCCGCACGTTCTATTGAAAAACATTTAGCTAATGACCATAAGAGTTTAGAAAACTACGAACAAAAATTATATTCAATTTTCAATGAATACATTTCGCAAAAAGAAAAGCTTTACAAAATGAACTTCCATAAGTTAACAACATAA
- a CDS encoding thioredoxin family protein: MTKFGEIINIDIPVLIDFYFDWDDAENSVETLRDVAAALGDKAKVIKIDIKKNEILADALRVKGNPTFMIYKKGEMMWRKTGEQDANTLIGLVQQYV; the protein is encoded by the coding sequence ATGACAAAGTTTGGCGAAATCATCAACATCGATATCCCCGTATTAATCGATTTTTACTTTGATTGGGATGATGCTGAAAACAGTGTAGAAACATTAAGAGATGTTGCTGCGGCTTTAGGAGATAAGGCAAAGGTTATTAAGATTGATATTAAAAAGAATGAAATTTTAGCTGATGCACTTAGAGTAAAAGGAAATCCTACTTTTATGATTTATAAAAAAGGGGAGATGATGTGGAGAAAGACAGGAGAGCAAGATGCAAATACTCTAATTGGTTTAGTTCAACAGTATGTTTAA
- a CDS encoding metallophosphoesterase, which produces MPRWVIPVIIISSLIIVLEIYAFQAIKTLTKNKFIKYGWLAFGALAYLNFFYVIFSSDRTSGQTRQFQWAAGFMLLALLPKLFILIVMFGEDVFRYVKKGISFFSSETTESVAGRRKFVSQLALGLAAIPFASMLYGIFKGKFNYKVLKYQLAFEDLPEAFDGFTITQITDIHSGSFDNKEKIQYGVDLINEQNSDMILFTGDIVNNFAKEMDPWIDMFSALKAPMGKYSILGNHDYGDYSQWETEADKKANFDAIKDIHPKIGFDLLLNEHRYIEKDGEKIALVGVENWGKGFKKSGDLNKASEGIQKEDFKVLMTHDPTHWDLKVKDNDFNYHLTLSGHTHGLQFGIEIPGFFRWSPSQYVYKQWAGLYKEFGRYINVNRGFGYHAFPGRVGIWPEITVIELKKA; this is translated from the coding sequence ATGCCTCGTTGGGTAATCCCTGTAATTATTATTTCTTCTCTTATTATAGTTTTAGAAATTTATGCGTTTCAAGCAATTAAAACACTTACAAAAAACAAATTCATAAAATATGGTTGGCTGGCTTTTGGAGCTTTGGCTTATCTTAATTTTTTCTACGTTATATTTTCATCAGATAGAACTTCGGGTCAAACCAGACAGTTTCAATGGGCAGCTGGTTTTATGCTACTAGCGTTATTGCCAAAATTATTTATTCTGATCGTAATGTTTGGGGAAGATGTGTTTCGTTATGTCAAAAAAGGAATCTCATTCTTTTCATCAGAAACCACCGAATCTGTTGCGGGTAGACGAAAGTTTGTTTCTCAGCTCGCTTTAGGATTAGCTGCAATTCCTTTTGCAAGTATGCTATATGGGATATTCAAAGGAAAGTTCAATTATAAAGTTTTAAAATATCAATTAGCTTTTGAAGATTTACCAGAAGCTTTTGATGGATTTACCATCACTCAAATCACAGATATCCATTCAGGAAGTTTCGATAATAAAGAGAAAATTCAGTATGGTGTGGATTTAATCAATGAGCAGAATTCAGATATGATTTTATTTACTGGAGATATCGTAAATAATTTTGCCAAAGAAATGGATCCTTGGATTGATATGTTCAGTGCTTTGAAAGCTCCAATGGGAAAGTATTCTATTTTAGGAAATCACGATTATGGAGATTACTCTCAATGGGAAACAGAAGCTGATAAAAAAGCAAACTTTGATGCGATTAAAGATATTCATCCGAAAATCGGTTTTGATCTGTTATTAAATGAACATCGATATATTGAAAAAGATGGAGAGAAAATAGCTTTAGTTGGTGTTGAAAATTGGGGAAAAGGATTTAAAAAATCTGGTGATTTGAATAAAGCCTCTGAAGGAATTCAAAAAGAAGATTTTAAAGTTTTAATGACACATGATCCTACACATTGGGATTTAAAAGTAAAGGATAATGATTTCAACTATCATTTAACATTAAGTGGACATACACATGGTTTACAGTTTGGTATAGAAATTCCAGGGTTTTTTAGATGGAGTCCTTCTCAATATGTGTACAAGCAATGGGCTGGACTATATAAAGAATTCGGAAGATATATTAATGTAAATAGAGGATTTGGATATCATGCTTTTCCGGGTAGAGTAGGAATTTGGCCGGAAATAACTGTAATTGAGTTAAAAAAAGCGTGA